The following proteins come from a genomic window of Sorghum bicolor cultivar BTx623 chromosome 3, Sorghum_bicolor_NCBIv3, whole genome shotgun sequence:
- the LOC8060977 gene encoding sterol 3-beta-glucosyltransferase UGT80B1 has product MGINGEEWEGTVVDGGVRRRKGGAEGACLGASSSFAEGTGEFVLRSMDARFSGSVDDDELFVSSRQPVLGHSKSTAATSGTFKGQENVFVRSYSDRLLKCDLTLDMLSENEKIKITERLVKIQNDGTVEVDVTRSALVASELSEIDAFGYVPRDVEEVTPGITKSVPKLKIAILVVGTRGDVQPFIALAKRLQEFGHYVRLATHVNFRTFVKSAGIDFYPLGGDPRVMAQYMTKNKGFFLAAPTEIAVQRKQLKEIIFSLLPACTEPDLDTGAPFRAQAIIANPPAYGHLHIAEALGAPLHIFFTFPWTPTNEFPHPLARMPQSATYRLSYLILDLIVWWGSRGFINDFRKKLNLPPIAYFSTYHGSISHLPTGYMWSPQLMPKPKDWGPLVDVVGYCFLNLGTKYQPPPELSQWLQQGPKPIYIGFGSMPLDDEKKVTAIILDALRETGQRGIISRGWGALGSFSEVPVDVFILEDCPHDWLFPRCAAVVHHGGAGTTAAGLIAGCPTTVVPFFGDQFFWGERAHARGVGPAPIPIAELTVEALSNAIRFMLDPEVKSRTMELAIAIGNEDGVAAAVDAFHRHLPSELPLSPPAHVEEERIDFLQWFSRALEKCCFPFNM; this is encoded by the exons ATGGGGATCAACGGCGAGGAGTGGGAGGGGACGGTAGTGGACGGCGGCGTTCGGAGGCGGAAGGGCGGTGCCGAGGGTGCCTGCTTGGGCGCATCGTCCTCCTTTGCGGAGGGGACGGGGGAGTTCGTGCTGAGGTCCATGGACGCCAGGTTCTCCGGAtcggtcgacgacgacgagttaTTTGTTTCGTCGCGGCAGCCAG TATTGGGGCATAGTAAATCAACAGCTGCTACTTCTGGTACCTTTAAAGGGCAAGAAAACGTTTTTGTAAGGTCATACTCTGATAGGTTGCTGAAGTGTGACCTCACTTTGGATATGCTATCAGAAAATGAGAAG ATAAAGATAACCGAAAGGCTGGTAAAGATCCAGAATGATGGTACAGTGGAGGTAGATGTGACGCGCAGTGCTCTTGTTGCCTCAGAACTCTCTGAGATTGATGCTTTTGGTTATGTACCACGTGATGTTGAAGAAGTTACACCTGGAATCACCAAGTCAGTCCCAAAGCTGAAGATTGCTATACTTGTAGTTGGAACCCGAGGGGATGTACAGCCTTTTATAGCATTAGCTAAACGACTGCAG GAATTCGGTCATTATGTTAGACTGGCAACTCATGTCAATTTCCGCACTTTTGTGAAGTCAGCTGGCATTGATTTTTACCCATTGGGTGGTGATCCTCGGGTTATGGCTCAAT ATATGACAAAAAACAAAGGGTTTTTCCTGGCTGCACCAACAGAGATTGCTGTTCAAAGAAAGCAGCTTAAGGAAATCATCTTCTCACTTCTACCTGCATGCACAGAACCTGATTTGGATACAGGAGCTCCTTTCAGAGCTCAGGCAATAATTGCGAATCCTCCTGCTTATG GTCATCTGCATATCGCAGAAGCACTTGGAGCACCTCTGCATATCTTCTTCACTTTTCCATGGAC GCCAACTAATGAATTCCCACATCCATTGGCTCGCATGCCTCAAAGTGCAACTTATAGG CTATCATATCTTATTCTGGATTTAATAGTTTGGTGGGGCTCCAGGGGATTCATAAATGATTTCCGGAAGAAATTAAATTTGCCTCCTATTGCTTACTTCAGCACATACCATGGATCTATATCACACTTACCTACTGGATACATGTGGAGCCCTCAACTTATGCCAAAGCCAAAAG ATTGGGGTCCTCTAGTGGATGTTGTGGGATATTGCTTCTTAAATCTTGGAACAAAGTATCAACCACCACCAGAACTATCACAGTGGCTTCAACAGGGGCCCAAGCCAATATACATTGGTTTTGGTAGCATG CCtcttgatgatgagaagaaagtCACTGctatcattttggatgcacttagaGAAACCGGACAGAGGGGAATCATTAGCCGTGGTTGGGGAGCTCTTGGAAGTT TTTCAGAAGTTCCAGTTGATGTCTTCATCTTGGAGGATTGCCCTCACGATTGGCTTTTCCCTCGGTGTGCTGCAGTG GTGCATCATGGTGGAGCAGGTACTACAGCAGCAGGGCTGATAGCTGGG TGTCCTACTACCGTAGTGCCATTTTTTGGAGACCAGTTCTTCTGGGGCGAGAGAGCTCATGCACGAGGAGTGGGCCCTGCACCTATACCTATTGCAGAACTTACTGTAGAGGCACTATCAAATGCAATAAGATTCATGCTTGATCCAGAG GTAAAATCACGAACAATGGAACTGGCGATAGCAATAGGCAATGAGGATGGTGTGGCAGCAGCTGTAGATGCATTTCATCGTCACCTGCCGTCAGAATTGCCACTGTCGCCACCCGCACATGTGGAGGAAGAACGCATAGACTTCTTGCAATGGTTTTCTCGAGCCCTGGAGAAGTGTTGTTTCCCATTCAATATGTAG